TCAATAAAGGATGTTGTACACAGAATAATGGAAGGATCTCCGGAATATGATTTTATTACCGAGGATGGGGTAAGGCACACTGTTCATTCAGTTTCAAAAAAAACTGTTATAGAAGAGATACAGTCTTTATTTTTAGATGTCCCTGTCCTTTATGTAGCAGACGGAAATCATAGAGTGTTTGCTACTTGTAGTGTATTTAAGAAATATGGGATACAGTCTGGTTTCTTTCTCGGGGCTGCTGTGCCACACAACAATGTGCACATTATGGAATATAATAGAATTATAAAGGACCTCAATGGGTTGTCAAAAGATGAGTTTTTGTATAAACTAAATCAATATTTTTATGTACAAAAAATTGGTAAAATTGTATTTAAGCCCGACAGAAAACATCTTTTTGGTATGTTTCTTGAAGGAAATTGGTATAAGCTTATGATAAAAAACGAATATGTTGTTAATCTGAATCCTCTGGAATCATTAGATGTATCTTTGCTTAGCAAATATGTTTTTCAATCTATTCTTGACATAATGGATGAAAGAGATAATGGACGAATTGATTTCGTAAGTGGAAAGGAAGGAACGGATGCATTAGAAGAAAAAGTGCAAAAGGATGGCTGGACCGTTTCATTTTCGTTTTTTCCAATAACCGTACCTGAAATTGTTGCAGTTGCTGATAATGGTTTTATTATGCCTCCAAAATCTACCTGGTTTGAACCAAAATTTAGATCCGGGCTTTTTCTTGATTCATTAGACGAAGTAAAAGAGAAAATTAAAAAAGACATCGAAACTTCTCAAGAAGATTATACTATCTGGCTGTAAGTTTATTTAAGAATAATTTTTTGTTCCACATGGAACATTTAAGGTTGCAACACTTCCTC
This genomic stretch from Caldisericota bacterium harbors:
- a CDS encoding DUF1015 family protein, with the protein product MAIIKPFKPLRPVSRFAGAVVAPPYDSVSLKEAREIVRSNPLSFLKVLKPEVNVPFYSTSKSVMFREAKHSLDEFLEGGIFVHEKTPHFYIYTESIDKHMQSGIVGLFSCNDYEKGVIKGTEKTKYKELDDRISWIEYMNIQAGPSFLMYREKKSIKDVVHRIMEGSPEYDFITEDGVRHTVHSVSKKTVIEEIQSLFLDVPVLYVADGNHRVFATCSVFKKYGIQSGFFLGAAVPHNNVHIMEYNRIIKDLNGLSKDEFLYKLNQYFYVQKIGKIVFKPDRKHLFGMFLEGNWYKLMIKNEYVVNLNPLESLDVSLLSKYVFQSILDIMDERDNGRIDFVSGKEGTDALEEKVQKDGWTVSFSFFPITVPEIVAVADNGFIMPPKSTWFEPKFRSGLFLDSLDEVKEKIKKDIETSQEDYTIWL